One genomic window of Elaeis guineensis isolate ETL-2024a chromosome 2, EG11, whole genome shotgun sequence includes the following:
- the LOC105052857 gene encoding cysteine-rich receptor-like protein kinase 6 isoform X4, with product MVSFRHVSFPFFLCLLILIFLSPPTAGNPLHYYCGTTDNYTANSTYESNLMNLLLPSLASNASLSGGFLNATVGQIPDQIYGLAMCRGDTNASVCRSCLNNAIQDAPQLCAYNKGATVFYDDCLLRYSNQRFFSTVDTSPSWIMWNRYNVTDRSWFDKIVDELMSKITDWAVSNSTRRFASGQMVNSTKAPFPEIYGLVQCTQDLSPSQCQQCLQSILQPRPTQLEGKQGGREIAASCNFRYEIYKFFDGAATLRLEEPLENSPAPAPATLVPPPINPPNEEGKNKNVIGVVLAIAIPLVIAFVLISIICICIWRRRKPAVKLPYGSSLEEITSVESLLLDISTLRVATANFSEENKLGEGGFGAVYKGLLPDGQEIAVKRLSTSSSQGLTELRNELVLVAKLQHRNLVRVMGVCLEEQEKLLVYEYVPNRSLDTILFDPEKRKQLNWRQRNKIIGGIARGLLYLHEESQLKIIHRDLKASNILLDADLNPKISDFGLARLFGGDQTQGITSRVVGTFGYMAPEYAMHGQFSVKSDVYSFGVLVLEIVTGRKNSDFSSSEYAEDTVNHVWERWVKGTIFEILDPPLGTHCPRSEMLRCVHIGLLCVQENPSDRPNMLQVVVMLNSNSVSLQAPSRPAFCNGQSGMDSGDYSNEHDLSGGTHDQSSSKSIPMSANEVSITELEPR from the exons ATGGTTTCGTTTCGCCATGtttccttccctttcttcctATGCCTTCTCATCCTCATATTCCTTTCCCCTCCCACTGCCGGCAATCCCCTCCACTACTATTGTGGCACCACCGACAACTACACCGCCAACAGCACCTATGAGTCCAACCTCATGAACCTCCTCCTCCCTTCCCTTGCCTCCAACGCTTCTCTCTCCGGTGGCTTCCTCAACGCCACCGTCGGCCAGATCCCAGACCAAATCTACGGCCTCGCCATGTGCCGCGGCGACACCAACGCCTCCGTCTGCCGCTCCTGCCTCAACAACGCAATCCAAGATGCCCCCCAGCTCTGCGCGTACAACAAAGGCGCCACCGTCTTCTACGACGACTGCCTCCTCCGCTACTCCAACCAGCGCTTCTTCTCCACCGTCGACACCTCACCGTCCTGGATCATGTGGAACCGCTACAACGTGACCGACCGCAGCTGGTTCGACAAGATTGTGGACGAGCTTATGAGCAAAATCACCGATTGGGCCGTCTCCAACTCGACGAGGAGGTTCGCTTCCGGGCAGATGGTGAACTCTACCAAGGCTCCTTTTCCTGAGATATATGGGCTGGTGCAGTGCACACAGGACCTGTCGCCCAGCCAGTGCCAGCAGTGCCTCCAAAGTATCCTTCAGCCGAGACCGACACAGCTAGAGGGGAAGCAGGGAGGGAGGGAAATCGCAGCGAGCTGCAATTTTAGGTACGAGATATACAAGTTCTTCGACGGGGCAGCGACGCTAAGACTTGAGGAGCCGCTGGAGAACTCACCGGCGCCGGCGCCTGCCACGTTAGTGCCTCCACCTATCAACCCTCCTAATGAAGAAG GAAAGAACAAAAATGTCATTGGTGTGGTCCTTGCTATTGCTATACCTCTAGTAATTGCATTCGTGCTGATCTCCATAATTTGCATTTGCATCTGGAGGAGAAGGAAGCCAGCTGTAAAGTTACCCT ATGGGAGTAGCCTGGAGGAAATCACAAGTGTCGAGTCCCTATTACTTGATATATCCACGCTACGAGTTGCAACAGCTAACTTCTCGGAAGAGAACAAACTTGGAGAAGGTGGCTTCGGTGCAGTTTACAAG GGACTACTACCTGATGGACAAGAAATAGCAGTCAAGAGGTTATCAACTAGTTCATCACAAGGATTGACAGAGCTGAGAAATGAACTAGTTTTAGTTGCAAAGCTCCAGCACAGGAATCTTGTAAGGGTTATGGGTGTTTGCTTGGAAGAACAAGAGAAGTTGCTTGTTTATGAATATGTGCCTAACAGAAGCCTGGACACCATTCTTTTTG ATCCTGAGAAGCGCAAACAGCTAAACTGGAGACAAAGGAACAAGATCATTGGCGGGATTGCTCGAGGCCTATTGTACCTACATGAAgaatctcaattaaaaattatacaTCGGGATTTAAAAGCCAGCAATATCTTATTAGATGCAGATTTGAACCCAAAGATTTCAGACTTTGGGTTGGCTAGGCTTTTTGGTGGGGACCAAACTCAGGGCATCACGAGCCGGGTTGTTGGAACATT TGGGTATATGGCACCGGAGTATGCCATGCATGGGCAGTTTTCTGTCAAGTCAGATGTATACAGTTTTGGTGTTCTAGTTTTAGAGATCGTGACAGGCAGAAAGAACAGTGATTTCTCTAGTTCTGAATATGCTGAAGACACAGTGAACCAT GTCTGGGAGCGGTGGGTCAAAGGAACAATtttcgagatattggacccaccTTTAGGCACACATTGCCCAAGGAGTGAAATGTTAAGATGTGTTCACATTGGCCTATTGTGTGTCCAggaaaatccatctgatagacccAACATGTTACAAGTTGTTGTGATGCTCAACAGTAACTCTGTCTCTCTCCAGGCTCCTTCTAGACCAGCATTTTGCAATGGACAGAGTGGCATGGATTCAGGTGATTATTCAAATGAACATGATTTATCTGGAGGTACGCATGACCAATCTTCAAGCAAGTCAATACCAATGTCAGCAAATGAGGTGTCAATTACAGAACTTGAACCTAGATAG
- the LOC105052857 gene encoding cysteine-rich receptor-like protein kinase 6 isoform X6 yields MVSFRHVSFPFFLCLLILIFLSPPTAGNPLHYYCGTTDNYTANSTYESNLMNLLLPSLASNASLSGGFLNATVGQIPDQIYGLAMCRGDTNASVCRSCLNNAIQDAPQLCAYNKGATVFYDDCLLRYSNQRFFSTVDTSPSWIMWNRYNVTDRSWFDKIVDELMSKITDWAVSNSTRRFASGQMVNSTKAPFPEIYGLVQCTQDLSPSQCQQCLQSILQPRPTQLEGKQGGREIAASCNFRYEIYKFFDGAATLRLEEPLENSPAPAPATLVPPPINPPNEEVDGSSLEEITSVESLLLDISTLRVATANFSEENKLGEGGFGAVYKGLLPDGQEIAVKRLSTSSSQGLTELRNELVLVAKLQHRNLVRVMGVCLEEQEKLLVYEYVPNRSLDTILFDPEKRKQLNWRQRNKIIGGIARGLLYLHEESQLKIIHRDLKASNILLDADLNPKISDFGLARLFGGDQTQGITSRVVGTFGYMAPEYAMHGQFSVKSDVYSFGVLVLEIVTGRKNSDFSSSEYAEDTVNHVWERWVKGTIFEILDPPLGTHCPRSEMLRCVHIGLLCVQENPSDRPNMLQVVVMLNSNSVSLQAPSRPAFCNGQSGMDSGDYSNEHDLSGGTHDQSSSKSIPMSANEVSITELEPR; encoded by the exons ATGGTTTCGTTTCGCCATGtttccttccctttcttcctATGCCTTCTCATCCTCATATTCCTTTCCCCTCCCACTGCCGGCAATCCCCTCCACTACTATTGTGGCACCACCGACAACTACACCGCCAACAGCACCTATGAGTCCAACCTCATGAACCTCCTCCTCCCTTCCCTTGCCTCCAACGCTTCTCTCTCCGGTGGCTTCCTCAACGCCACCGTCGGCCAGATCCCAGACCAAATCTACGGCCTCGCCATGTGCCGCGGCGACACCAACGCCTCCGTCTGCCGCTCCTGCCTCAACAACGCAATCCAAGATGCCCCCCAGCTCTGCGCGTACAACAAAGGCGCCACCGTCTTCTACGACGACTGCCTCCTCCGCTACTCCAACCAGCGCTTCTTCTCCACCGTCGACACCTCACCGTCCTGGATCATGTGGAACCGCTACAACGTGACCGACCGCAGCTGGTTCGACAAGATTGTGGACGAGCTTATGAGCAAAATCACCGATTGGGCCGTCTCCAACTCGACGAGGAGGTTCGCTTCCGGGCAGATGGTGAACTCTACCAAGGCTCCTTTTCCTGAGATATATGGGCTGGTGCAGTGCACACAGGACCTGTCGCCCAGCCAGTGCCAGCAGTGCCTCCAAAGTATCCTTCAGCCGAGACCGACACAGCTAGAGGGGAAGCAGGGAGGGAGGGAAATCGCAGCGAGCTGCAATTTTAGGTACGAGATATACAAGTTCTTCGACGGGGCAGCGACGCTAAGACTTGAGGAGCCGCTGGAGAACTCACCGGCGCCGGCGCCTGCCACGTTAGTGCCTCCACCTATCAACCCTCCTAATGAAGAAG TAGATGGGAGTAGCCTGGAGGAAATCACAAGTGTCGAGTCCCTATTACTTGATATATCCACGCTACGAGTTGCAACAGCTAACTTCTCGGAAGAGAACAAACTTGGAGAAGGTGGCTTCGGTGCAGTTTACAAG GGACTACTACCTGATGGACAAGAAATAGCAGTCAAGAGGTTATCAACTAGTTCATCACAAGGATTGACAGAGCTGAGAAATGAACTAGTTTTAGTTGCAAAGCTCCAGCACAGGAATCTTGTAAGGGTTATGGGTGTTTGCTTGGAAGAACAAGAGAAGTTGCTTGTTTATGAATATGTGCCTAACAGAAGCCTGGACACCATTCTTTTTG ATCCTGAGAAGCGCAAACAGCTAAACTGGAGACAAAGGAACAAGATCATTGGCGGGATTGCTCGAGGCCTATTGTACCTACATGAAgaatctcaattaaaaattatacaTCGGGATTTAAAAGCCAGCAATATCTTATTAGATGCAGATTTGAACCCAAAGATTTCAGACTTTGGGTTGGCTAGGCTTTTTGGTGGGGACCAAACTCAGGGCATCACGAGCCGGGTTGTTGGAACATT TGGGTATATGGCACCGGAGTATGCCATGCATGGGCAGTTTTCTGTCAAGTCAGATGTATACAGTTTTGGTGTTCTAGTTTTAGAGATCGTGACAGGCAGAAAGAACAGTGATTTCTCTAGTTCTGAATATGCTGAAGACACAGTGAACCAT GTCTGGGAGCGGTGGGTCAAAGGAACAATtttcgagatattggacccaccTTTAGGCACACATTGCCCAAGGAGTGAAATGTTAAGATGTGTTCACATTGGCCTATTGTGTGTCCAggaaaatccatctgatagacccAACATGTTACAAGTTGTTGTGATGCTCAACAGTAACTCTGTCTCTCTCCAGGCTCCTTCTAGACCAGCATTTTGCAATGGACAGAGTGGCATGGATTCAGGTGATTATTCAAATGAACATGATTTATCTGGAGGTACGCATGACCAATCTTCAAGCAAGTCAATACCAATGTCAGCAAATGAGGTGTCAATTACAGAACTTGAACCTAGATAG
- the LOC105052857 gene encoding cysteine-rich receptor-like protein kinase 6 isoform X2 encodes MVSFRHVSFPFFLCLLILIFLSPPTAGNPLHYYCGTTDNYTANSTYESNLMNLLLPSLASNASLSGGFLNATVGQIPDQIYGLAMCRGDTNASVCRSCLNNAIQDAPQLCAYNKGATVFYDDCLLRYSNQRFFSTVDTSPSWIMWNRYNVTDRSWFDKIVDELMSKITDWAVSNSTRRFASGQMVNSTKAPFPEIYGLVQCTQDLSPSQCQQCLQSILQPRPTQLEGKQGGREIAASCNFRYEIYKFFDGAATLRLEEPLENSPAPAPATLVPPPINPPNEEGKRGKNKNVIGVVLAIAIPLVIAFVLISIICICIWRRRKPAVKLPYGSSLEEITSVESLLLDISTLRVATANFSEENKLGEGGFGAVYKGLLPDGQEIAVKRLSTSSSQGLTELRNELVLVAKLQHRNLVRVMGVCLEEQEKLLVYEYVPNRSLDTILFDPEKRKQLNWRQRNKIIGGIARGLLYLHEESQLKIIHRDLKASNILLDADLNPKISDFGLARLFGGDQTQGITSRVVGTFGYMAPEYAMHGQFSVKSDVYSFGVLVLEIVTGRKNSDFSSSEYAEDTVNHVWERWVKGTIFEILDPPLGTHCPRSEMLRCVHIGLLCVQENPSDRPNMLQVVVMLNSNSVSLQAPSRPAFCNGQSGMDSGDYSNEHDLSGGTHDQSSSKSIPMSANEVSITELEPR; translated from the exons ATGGTTTCGTTTCGCCATGtttccttccctttcttcctATGCCTTCTCATCCTCATATTCCTTTCCCCTCCCACTGCCGGCAATCCCCTCCACTACTATTGTGGCACCACCGACAACTACACCGCCAACAGCACCTATGAGTCCAACCTCATGAACCTCCTCCTCCCTTCCCTTGCCTCCAACGCTTCTCTCTCCGGTGGCTTCCTCAACGCCACCGTCGGCCAGATCCCAGACCAAATCTACGGCCTCGCCATGTGCCGCGGCGACACCAACGCCTCCGTCTGCCGCTCCTGCCTCAACAACGCAATCCAAGATGCCCCCCAGCTCTGCGCGTACAACAAAGGCGCCACCGTCTTCTACGACGACTGCCTCCTCCGCTACTCCAACCAGCGCTTCTTCTCCACCGTCGACACCTCACCGTCCTGGATCATGTGGAACCGCTACAACGTGACCGACCGCAGCTGGTTCGACAAGATTGTGGACGAGCTTATGAGCAAAATCACCGATTGGGCCGTCTCCAACTCGACGAGGAGGTTCGCTTCCGGGCAGATGGTGAACTCTACCAAGGCTCCTTTTCCTGAGATATATGGGCTGGTGCAGTGCACACAGGACCTGTCGCCCAGCCAGTGCCAGCAGTGCCTCCAAAGTATCCTTCAGCCGAGACCGACACAGCTAGAGGGGAAGCAGGGAGGGAGGGAAATCGCAGCGAGCTGCAATTTTAGGTACGAGATATACAAGTTCTTCGACGGGGCAGCGACGCTAAGACTTGAGGAGCCGCTGGAGAACTCACCGGCGCCGGCGCCTGCCACGTTAGTGCCTCCACCTATCAACCCTCCTAATGAAGAAGGTAAGAGGG GAAAGAACAAAAATGTCATTGGTGTGGTCCTTGCTATTGCTATACCTCTAGTAATTGCATTCGTGCTGATCTCCATAATTTGCATTTGCATCTGGAGGAGAAGGAAGCCAGCTGTAAAGTTACCCT ATGGGAGTAGCCTGGAGGAAATCACAAGTGTCGAGTCCCTATTACTTGATATATCCACGCTACGAGTTGCAACAGCTAACTTCTCGGAAGAGAACAAACTTGGAGAAGGTGGCTTCGGTGCAGTTTACAAG GGACTACTACCTGATGGACAAGAAATAGCAGTCAAGAGGTTATCAACTAGTTCATCACAAGGATTGACAGAGCTGAGAAATGAACTAGTTTTAGTTGCAAAGCTCCAGCACAGGAATCTTGTAAGGGTTATGGGTGTTTGCTTGGAAGAACAAGAGAAGTTGCTTGTTTATGAATATGTGCCTAACAGAAGCCTGGACACCATTCTTTTTG ATCCTGAGAAGCGCAAACAGCTAAACTGGAGACAAAGGAACAAGATCATTGGCGGGATTGCTCGAGGCCTATTGTACCTACATGAAgaatctcaattaaaaattatacaTCGGGATTTAAAAGCCAGCAATATCTTATTAGATGCAGATTTGAACCCAAAGATTTCAGACTTTGGGTTGGCTAGGCTTTTTGGTGGGGACCAAACTCAGGGCATCACGAGCCGGGTTGTTGGAACATT TGGGTATATGGCACCGGAGTATGCCATGCATGGGCAGTTTTCTGTCAAGTCAGATGTATACAGTTTTGGTGTTCTAGTTTTAGAGATCGTGACAGGCAGAAAGAACAGTGATTTCTCTAGTTCTGAATATGCTGAAGACACAGTGAACCAT GTCTGGGAGCGGTGGGTCAAAGGAACAATtttcgagatattggacccaccTTTAGGCACACATTGCCCAAGGAGTGAAATGTTAAGATGTGTTCACATTGGCCTATTGTGTGTCCAggaaaatccatctgatagacccAACATGTTACAAGTTGTTGTGATGCTCAACAGTAACTCTGTCTCTCTCCAGGCTCCTTCTAGACCAGCATTTTGCAATGGACAGAGTGGCATGGATTCAGGTGATTATTCAAATGAACATGATTTATCTGGAGGTACGCATGACCAATCTTCAAGCAAGTCAATACCAATGTCAGCAAATGAGGTGTCAATTACAGAACTTGAACCTAGATAG
- the LOC105052857 gene encoding cysteine-rich receptor-like protein kinase 6 isoform X1 yields MVSFRHVSFPFFLCLLILIFLSPPTAGNPLHYYCGTTDNYTANSTYESNLMNLLLPSLASNASLSGGFLNATVGQIPDQIYGLAMCRGDTNASVCRSCLNNAIQDAPQLCAYNKGATVFYDDCLLRYSNQRFFSTVDTSPSWIMWNRYNVTDRSWFDKIVDELMSKITDWAVSNSTRRFASGQMVNSTKAPFPEIYGLVQCTQDLSPSQCQQCLQSILQPRPTQLEGKQGGREIAASCNFRYEIYKFFDGAATLRLEEPLENSPAPAPATLVPPPINPPNEEGKRGKNKNVIGVVLAIAIPLVIAFVLISIICICIWRRRKPAVKLPLDGSSLEEITSVESLLLDISTLRVATANFSEENKLGEGGFGAVYKGLLPDGQEIAVKRLSTSSSQGLTELRNELVLVAKLQHRNLVRVMGVCLEEQEKLLVYEYVPNRSLDTILFDPEKRKQLNWRQRNKIIGGIARGLLYLHEESQLKIIHRDLKASNILLDADLNPKISDFGLARLFGGDQTQGITSRVVGTFGYMAPEYAMHGQFSVKSDVYSFGVLVLEIVTGRKNSDFSSSEYAEDTVNHVWERWVKGTIFEILDPPLGTHCPRSEMLRCVHIGLLCVQENPSDRPNMLQVVVMLNSNSVSLQAPSRPAFCNGQSGMDSGDYSNEHDLSGGTHDQSSSKSIPMSANEVSITELEPR; encoded by the exons ATGGTTTCGTTTCGCCATGtttccttccctttcttcctATGCCTTCTCATCCTCATATTCCTTTCCCCTCCCACTGCCGGCAATCCCCTCCACTACTATTGTGGCACCACCGACAACTACACCGCCAACAGCACCTATGAGTCCAACCTCATGAACCTCCTCCTCCCTTCCCTTGCCTCCAACGCTTCTCTCTCCGGTGGCTTCCTCAACGCCACCGTCGGCCAGATCCCAGACCAAATCTACGGCCTCGCCATGTGCCGCGGCGACACCAACGCCTCCGTCTGCCGCTCCTGCCTCAACAACGCAATCCAAGATGCCCCCCAGCTCTGCGCGTACAACAAAGGCGCCACCGTCTTCTACGACGACTGCCTCCTCCGCTACTCCAACCAGCGCTTCTTCTCCACCGTCGACACCTCACCGTCCTGGATCATGTGGAACCGCTACAACGTGACCGACCGCAGCTGGTTCGACAAGATTGTGGACGAGCTTATGAGCAAAATCACCGATTGGGCCGTCTCCAACTCGACGAGGAGGTTCGCTTCCGGGCAGATGGTGAACTCTACCAAGGCTCCTTTTCCTGAGATATATGGGCTGGTGCAGTGCACACAGGACCTGTCGCCCAGCCAGTGCCAGCAGTGCCTCCAAAGTATCCTTCAGCCGAGACCGACACAGCTAGAGGGGAAGCAGGGAGGGAGGGAAATCGCAGCGAGCTGCAATTTTAGGTACGAGATATACAAGTTCTTCGACGGGGCAGCGACGCTAAGACTTGAGGAGCCGCTGGAGAACTCACCGGCGCCGGCGCCTGCCACGTTAGTGCCTCCACCTATCAACCCTCCTAATGAAGAAGGTAAGAGGG GAAAGAACAAAAATGTCATTGGTGTGGTCCTTGCTATTGCTATACCTCTAGTAATTGCATTCGTGCTGATCTCCATAATTTGCATTTGCATCTGGAGGAGAAGGAAGCCAGCTGTAAAGTTACCCT TAGATGGGAGTAGCCTGGAGGAAATCACAAGTGTCGAGTCCCTATTACTTGATATATCCACGCTACGAGTTGCAACAGCTAACTTCTCGGAAGAGAACAAACTTGGAGAAGGTGGCTTCGGTGCAGTTTACAAG GGACTACTACCTGATGGACAAGAAATAGCAGTCAAGAGGTTATCAACTAGTTCATCACAAGGATTGACAGAGCTGAGAAATGAACTAGTTTTAGTTGCAAAGCTCCAGCACAGGAATCTTGTAAGGGTTATGGGTGTTTGCTTGGAAGAACAAGAGAAGTTGCTTGTTTATGAATATGTGCCTAACAGAAGCCTGGACACCATTCTTTTTG ATCCTGAGAAGCGCAAACAGCTAAACTGGAGACAAAGGAACAAGATCATTGGCGGGATTGCTCGAGGCCTATTGTACCTACATGAAgaatctcaattaaaaattatacaTCGGGATTTAAAAGCCAGCAATATCTTATTAGATGCAGATTTGAACCCAAAGATTTCAGACTTTGGGTTGGCTAGGCTTTTTGGTGGGGACCAAACTCAGGGCATCACGAGCCGGGTTGTTGGAACATT TGGGTATATGGCACCGGAGTATGCCATGCATGGGCAGTTTTCTGTCAAGTCAGATGTATACAGTTTTGGTGTTCTAGTTTTAGAGATCGTGACAGGCAGAAAGAACAGTGATTTCTCTAGTTCTGAATATGCTGAAGACACAGTGAACCAT GTCTGGGAGCGGTGGGTCAAAGGAACAATtttcgagatattggacccaccTTTAGGCACACATTGCCCAAGGAGTGAAATGTTAAGATGTGTTCACATTGGCCTATTGTGTGTCCAggaaaatccatctgatagacccAACATGTTACAAGTTGTTGTGATGCTCAACAGTAACTCTGTCTCTCTCCAGGCTCCTTCTAGACCAGCATTTTGCAATGGACAGAGTGGCATGGATTCAGGTGATTATTCAAATGAACATGATTTATCTGGAGGTACGCATGACCAATCTTCAAGCAAGTCAATACCAATGTCAGCAAATGAGGTGTCAATTACAGAACTTGAACCTAGATAG
- the LOC105052857 gene encoding cysteine-rich receptor-like protein kinase 6 isoform X5 codes for MVSFRHVSFPFFLCLLILIFLSPPTAGNPLHYYCGTTDNYTANSTYESNLMNLLLPSLASNASLSGGFLNATVGQIPDQIYGLAMCRGDTNASVCRSCLNNAIQDAPQLCAYNKGATVFYDDCLLRYSNQRFFSTVDTSPSWIMWNRYNVTDRSWFDKIVDELMSKITDWAVSNSTRRFASGQMVNSTKAPFPEIYGLVQCTQDLSPSQCQQCLQSILQPRPTQLEGKQGGREIAASCNFRYEIYKFFDGAATLRLEEPLENSPAPAPATLVPPPINPPNEEGKRVDGSSLEEITSVESLLLDISTLRVATANFSEENKLGEGGFGAVYKGLLPDGQEIAVKRLSTSSSQGLTELRNELVLVAKLQHRNLVRVMGVCLEEQEKLLVYEYVPNRSLDTILFDPEKRKQLNWRQRNKIIGGIARGLLYLHEESQLKIIHRDLKASNILLDADLNPKISDFGLARLFGGDQTQGITSRVVGTFGYMAPEYAMHGQFSVKSDVYSFGVLVLEIVTGRKNSDFSSSEYAEDTVNHVWERWVKGTIFEILDPPLGTHCPRSEMLRCVHIGLLCVQENPSDRPNMLQVVVMLNSNSVSLQAPSRPAFCNGQSGMDSGDYSNEHDLSGGTHDQSSSKSIPMSANEVSITELEPR; via the exons ATGGTTTCGTTTCGCCATGtttccttccctttcttcctATGCCTTCTCATCCTCATATTCCTTTCCCCTCCCACTGCCGGCAATCCCCTCCACTACTATTGTGGCACCACCGACAACTACACCGCCAACAGCACCTATGAGTCCAACCTCATGAACCTCCTCCTCCCTTCCCTTGCCTCCAACGCTTCTCTCTCCGGTGGCTTCCTCAACGCCACCGTCGGCCAGATCCCAGACCAAATCTACGGCCTCGCCATGTGCCGCGGCGACACCAACGCCTCCGTCTGCCGCTCCTGCCTCAACAACGCAATCCAAGATGCCCCCCAGCTCTGCGCGTACAACAAAGGCGCCACCGTCTTCTACGACGACTGCCTCCTCCGCTACTCCAACCAGCGCTTCTTCTCCACCGTCGACACCTCACCGTCCTGGATCATGTGGAACCGCTACAACGTGACCGACCGCAGCTGGTTCGACAAGATTGTGGACGAGCTTATGAGCAAAATCACCGATTGGGCCGTCTCCAACTCGACGAGGAGGTTCGCTTCCGGGCAGATGGTGAACTCTACCAAGGCTCCTTTTCCTGAGATATATGGGCTGGTGCAGTGCACACAGGACCTGTCGCCCAGCCAGTGCCAGCAGTGCCTCCAAAGTATCCTTCAGCCGAGACCGACACAGCTAGAGGGGAAGCAGGGAGGGAGGGAAATCGCAGCGAGCTGCAATTTTAGGTACGAGATATACAAGTTCTTCGACGGGGCAGCGACGCTAAGACTTGAGGAGCCGCTGGAGAACTCACCGGCGCCGGCGCCTGCCACGTTAGTGCCTCCACCTATCAACCCTCCTAATGAAGAAGGTAAGAGGG TAGATGGGAGTAGCCTGGAGGAAATCACAAGTGTCGAGTCCCTATTACTTGATATATCCACGCTACGAGTTGCAACAGCTAACTTCTCGGAAGAGAACAAACTTGGAGAAGGTGGCTTCGGTGCAGTTTACAAG GGACTACTACCTGATGGACAAGAAATAGCAGTCAAGAGGTTATCAACTAGTTCATCACAAGGATTGACAGAGCTGAGAAATGAACTAGTTTTAGTTGCAAAGCTCCAGCACAGGAATCTTGTAAGGGTTATGGGTGTTTGCTTGGAAGAACAAGAGAAGTTGCTTGTTTATGAATATGTGCCTAACAGAAGCCTGGACACCATTCTTTTTG ATCCTGAGAAGCGCAAACAGCTAAACTGGAGACAAAGGAACAAGATCATTGGCGGGATTGCTCGAGGCCTATTGTACCTACATGAAgaatctcaattaaaaattatacaTCGGGATTTAAAAGCCAGCAATATCTTATTAGATGCAGATTTGAACCCAAAGATTTCAGACTTTGGGTTGGCTAGGCTTTTTGGTGGGGACCAAACTCAGGGCATCACGAGCCGGGTTGTTGGAACATT TGGGTATATGGCACCGGAGTATGCCATGCATGGGCAGTTTTCTGTCAAGTCAGATGTATACAGTTTTGGTGTTCTAGTTTTAGAGATCGTGACAGGCAGAAAGAACAGTGATTTCTCTAGTTCTGAATATGCTGAAGACACAGTGAACCAT GTCTGGGAGCGGTGGGTCAAAGGAACAATtttcgagatattggacccaccTTTAGGCACACATTGCCCAAGGAGTGAAATGTTAAGATGTGTTCACATTGGCCTATTGTGTGTCCAggaaaatccatctgatagacccAACATGTTACAAGTTGTTGTGATGCTCAACAGTAACTCTGTCTCTCTCCAGGCTCCTTCTAGACCAGCATTTTGCAATGGACAGAGTGGCATGGATTCAGGTGATTATTCAAATGAACATGATTTATCTGGAGGTACGCATGACCAATCTTCAAGCAAGTCAATACCAATGTCAGCAAATGAGGTGTCAATTACAGAACTTGAACCTAGATAG